GTCGACCGTTTCGACGTTCCATCCGGCGTTCAGCCACGCGTGTGCTTGGACGCGTGTCCGGTGGGAGGTGTTGCCCCACCATGTCCTGTCGTACCGGGCGCTCGGCGGCAAGCGTGCGCCGAGAACTTCCTCCAGCCGCTGGAACGACATCCGGATCTCGCCTCGTTCGTGCCGCTTCAGGAAGTCGGTCAGGGGGTCGTACTTCGCCATAGCGAAGCTCTCCCGGCTCGTCGACGTGGTTCGCGCCTGTTGCGTAGGGGTTCACGACGACGTCGGCCTGACTGTAGCCCCTGGCAGCCGAGAGCGCGCGGGCTCACATCGGCTGCTTGTGGCCGGCGTGTTGATGGAGGGTTCCGGCAGCAGTCGGGCCGCGGTTGACCGCCGGGGCCCTTCCCGGTGCGAGCAAGTTGGTCATGTCGTTGACGGGGCGCTGGCGGGGGAGCGGTGCGGGTGGCGGTTGGAAACGCCATGACGGCGGCCCCCGTTTACCCCCCGAAAACCCTGGCCCGACAGTGACTAGCAGTGACAAGAGGTGGTTGCTGTCCGAGCATGTCTGTGCAGGTAAATGCTTACTTGTGGCGATTGATGACAAGCTTTGGATGGCTACGGTTGGTAACAAGGGGTCGTCGGGTCAAATCCGGCCGTCCCGACAGGTTCAAGGCCCTTGCCAGCGGAAACCCGGCCATTGATGGTCGACTGGACCGTGCCCCCTGATCCCTGCCGACGGATCCTGAGGGAGATCGAAAGGAAGTGCACCCAGCGACCGCTTGACAAACAGAGGCGCTATCAGTTGTCCGCCGGTGCCACCCGGCCCGGCTACAACACTCCCGAACATCCCTACGGCAGGGGAGCAAGTCATACCGAGCCAGGCGACCGGTGAAGGCGGTGGCGAGCCAGGTGTCGAGTGGTGCGATGAGGGCGTCTTCGCGTAGGTAGACGTTGCGGGGGTGGTCGACGTTGTTGGCGAGGGCGTATTCCTGGGGGAACCGGCAGCGGTAGTAGGCGTCGCCGTGGTTGTGTTGGCCCTGCATGCGGCGTTGGCAGGCGGCGCATTAGACGAGTCCGCGGAACATGTACGGGTTGCGGGCGCGTCGGAGCCGTTGGTTGCCGGATTCTCGTCGCGCGCGTTGGCCGAGGAGGGTCTGTGCCTGTTCGAAGGTGGTGTCGTCGATGAGGGGTGGGTGGACGATCTCTTTGGAGGTGATCCACTTGTCGCGTTTGTTCCAGCGCATGACGCCGGTGTGGCCGAGGGCGACGTCGTCGACGTCGAGGAGTACCTCGTCGGTGCGTTGTTTGTTCCAGACTTGCCGTCCGGTGTAGCGGGGGTTGGTGAGGATTACGCGGATGGCGCTCTTGGACCAGGCGATGCCGCTGCGGTGTGGGTTGCGGGCGCGGTCGTGTGCTGAGGGGCACGGGACGTGGTTGGCGGTCAGTCCTTCGGCGATGGCGAAGAGTCCGTAGCCAGTGCCGTAGCGGATTGGTGGGCTGCCATTGGTGGATGTCCTCCGAGAGTTGGCCGTGTGCCGGTCGTTCTGCTGGGCAAAGAGAAGTGGCCAGTGCGTTGGGCACTGGCCACTCGTTGAGCAGGGCACGTTGGACCGCCGGTTGTTGAGAGGTCCCTTGCTGTTGGGGCATCTGACTACGGAATCAGAAGGTTAGTACGGCAGCCGCCGTTCGGGATCATGGCTGGAATCCGGGGTTGAGGCGTCGCGTGTAGTGGGATCGTCGGGCTCGGGCTTGATGGCGGCGCCGGAATTGTGACCA
The nucleotide sequence above comes from Micromonospora pallida. Encoded proteins:
- a CDS encoding DUF7662 domain-containing protein; the encoded protein is MAKYDPLTDFLKRHERGEIRMSFQRLEEVLGARLPPSARYDRTWWGNTSHRTRVQAHAWLNAGWNVETVDLTRELVTFTRGRS
- a CDS encoding recombinase family protein gives rise to the protein MPCSTSGQCPTHWPLLFAQQNDRHTANSRRTSTNGSPPIRYGTGYGLFAIAEGLTANHVPCPSAHDRARNPHRSGIAWSKSAIRVILTNPRYTGRQVWNKQRTDEVLLDVDDVALGHTGVMRWNKRDKWITSKEIVHPPLIDDTTFEQAQTLLGQRARRESGNQRLRRARNPYMFRGLV